The sequence below is a genomic window from Rattus rattus isolate New Zealand chromosome 3, Rrattus_CSIRO_v1, whole genome shotgun sequence.
CTCTATTAAACCATCATTGGTTATGGAAATACTGTCTTAAGCACTATGCAGATTAACACCATACTTTTCTTCCATTACATCTTTCAAGACAGTCACTCACAACTCAGAAGACTGATACAGCATTAGATGAAAAAAACAAGATTCACAGATATATGTAGTGAAACTCAAGCTAGGAGTCTTAGAGATAAAAAAGATAAGtagatatttaaaatgtagtcTGTTAAAGATTTAATCGGTTTAAAGTATAAGATTAGAAAGACAAAGTTTCTATTGTTTTGAAAgttttaagtaaagaaaaaaaaactggaaaatatgtctttgttgttctttctccGTTCTTAATTACGAGCTATCCAACAGAAACCCCTAGGTCATAGTTTATGTTTCTGTTCTCATCAATGTAACTAGaacactggagaaagaaaaagaaagacatattaACCAATGGCCGCAATCACTTTTCAGTTGCCCCACGGTACAAATCTGATTTGCATGAAATGGTTTGTggcataaaaattttaaattttagaagcCAATGTGGTAGATTTCTCCATGTTTGCACAAATCCAATTTCAACTACTTTTAGTTCACTAATTAATTAAATGGATTGGAAACATTCTAGAAATGAAATTGTGTCTTTAGATGGAGTTGGGGAGAGTAcgctttattttaaatatttagttcgAATGTCATTTTCACTTCTTGGTCTTATTATTTCAGCttcagttggggctggcttcTGTGGGGCTTACATGCTGACTGTGTCAGGCAGCTGGAGGTGATCTACATTGACAGGATTCAATGACTTTCTCCTCCGCGAAAAGCCCCTGTCAGCTACACAAGGATGGGAGGTTTTCAGCACACTGTCAAGTGATTGCAGACCCTGACTTCTCAAATATGAGGTGtcggcagtggcagcagcagctaCTGGTAGCTGCCCCAGACTCCTCAGATAACTTACACAGGAGCTGGTTTATGCATCCCCTTCGTCAGAGCTTCCTCTGGGCAAGTGAAAGTTGCAAGCCTTCACTTGCCCCCATGTCTCAGCTCTCTAAGTGACCCTGCCTGTGCTGCCCCTTGTgcttatggtggtggtggtggtggtgcaagcctgaaGGAGGAAGACTTGTCTCGACATCTAGTGCCCCTGGTTGCTGATTCTCTGAAGGCTTACTGCTCCCAAGATGTTCATGCCCGTGTTTGTCATGGTGCTTGTGGTGCTTATGCGCCTCTGAGGGCTCTGTGGTTTTACTCGCAGTAGCCGAGGACACGTTTTTACAGAAGGCTTCATCTTCAAGACTCTGGAACAAATTTATAAATCACTTATTAACTCGCTTATAGAATTACCATGAATGCAGGACAAAATTACTTGTAGAACCAACATACTTTATTCCAACAAGTGAATCGGGTGGGATACACTTGGCTAATACATCACCAAAAACGAGCCTGATCTTACTCGCAACATCTACAATTCTTATAATAGATCGAAGGAAGCCAAACTACTATATTTCTCTCTGTAAAATCAAACTTAAGTTAACTGGCTGAGCGTAATGAAGTTAGCCAAATAGTTCAGAATCTTAACCAGTTGTGCTACTCGTCACTTTTCAAGCTTGCCATCTGATCTAATCCTGTTGTCGAAAACTAAATAAATAGCTTCTGACAACTCAAAAATGTTAGTGAAGACGGGCAACTTTTCATTCTGCAACGTGTGTGAGAAGATGTTTTTAACTTCACcaaagctttagtaatgttttcaCAGTTCTGTTGTGTAAAAATGGCATCGCAGCCTACTTTAATTGACAgcagttttttctctctctctcttggttgaACAAATAATGTATCATATAGTTGATGGCATCTGGGAGACAGCAAAACAGAAAGGTCCCGATTTGATGTAGATATCAGATTCTATACTGTTATTCTCTTTAAATACCTCACAAGTTTTAAGCCTATTATGGGAAatcttttttgcctttttatttcaaTTCAGCTGGGCAAATTTAAGTAGGCATTTacacaaatgcaaaataaaaaataatcccaaaatatgaaaaataaaacttaatggcACTAATTATTTAGTGTCGGTTCAACTTTAAGAGCTTTATTTGCAactcagtctcttcctctttaaaatctgaaaatagctctcagaattttataaatattaaaatgtcaaaTTGGTATGATTAATGTGGCCTGCCAACCAAATTAGTTGATTACTATAtaatttcagaacatttttaaacctgaatttaaaatttaacaatCTGACcaatttagcaaaaaaaaaattattttcacttcaaTAGGAGGGAAAACATTTTagttgataaaaattaaatttgtatagaaatatttaaatgtagtACTTCTCATAACAAGAAATAAGCATCTTCATGGTTATTACGAGATATCGGTAATTGGTAGTACATGTTTCTTTTACATGGCAATAttcaacttacagaaggaaaagaggataGCTCTTTAAAAAAACTGATTGTCCTGAATCCTTGACAAATTAAATAGTTTTAATTCCCTGACAGGTAACATCATAGAAGAGCTTCTGCCCAGGTTTCCACAGTCAGAATATTTTAAGTGTTGACTAAATTCTTCGAGCACATCCTCCATGCAACAACATTCATTAGTAACTGATATAGTGAtataccttaattttttttattatttttaaatatttatttttgcttcacGTGTATGAATGTCTTGCCTCCATGTATTGAATGCACTGCATTTGTacctggtaccctcagaggccagaagatggtactggatcccctggaactagaattggAATGGCtgtaagctgctgtgtgggtgatGGGGACTGAAGAGGGCTCCCCTGCCAAAGCTGCAGgtatccttaaccactgagccatctcaccagtttGTCTGCTTTGAAAGCCTTTCTAGATAAAGGCATCAATATAAAtcttgaaaatatgttttaaagtgtGCTACCTAACAAAAAAATGAGCAtttaaacttttccttttataattgATGGTGAACCACTTATTtagatagaattttttttaagttttctcctTATCCCCCAGTAAAAGCAATTGAGAAAAATACCTACCGTGAAAGAGCAGTTTCCGCACCGCTTCTCACAGTAAGCGATCTTGATGGCTTCTTCAACATACGGGAAAGTGAGGAAGGAGTAGGGCAAACCAAGGTGATACACAAGACGGCCACATCTAAAAGTCAAACACGAGGTTACTGCTGTGCTGTGGCCCTACTAGGGCTCATTGTGTTAGGTGCTATGGGCCAAGACTCTTCTAtacttttaatacatttccttGAACGGAGTCTCCAGTTGAGTTTCCAGGATGTATACCAGGTCAGGGTACAGCGAGATTACACTGAGTCTAATCTTAGTATTTGAAGTTAGTATTGGATATTAAATTAGTATTGAAATGTTATACGTGtcactaataatttttttaaaatgtgtaatgaCTGActcaaatacatatttaattttaattttatattctgccaAAGACTAATCATGGCAACTCTTCAAAACTGCTTAAGCAAGACAAATTTCACAGAACCAGAAATCATAACACAACCAAAACAATGTCCAGAATGGGCagaatcttatttatttattatttttgtagtgTAGGAAATAAACCTAGGCCTTGCACGTCCTAAGTTCTCTGTCAGtgagctgcatccccagtccttgatttttttttcttttttaggtagATTTTTAGGTAATTTAATTCAGCTTAGCCTTGCACTCACTGTGGCATCTAAGGTAGCCTGAAACTTATGATTCCACTGTCTACTGAATATCATAAGTACTGGCGTTCCAATATATAACACATGCATGCCCTGGGCCCACTAGCTCGTTTTTTTAATGAACTACCTGGCATAATAAAGTCTTCAATAAAATAACTAGGATTATAATTTGACATTCTCAAAAATGATAAGGTTGAAATGTCTATTTTTACCGACATTATATACCAAAATATACATCTTTATATGAGTGCCAAAGTAGTGTACTTTACTATTGGCTAGATTAGTTTAGAGGCCTAAGAGAAGCAAACGTAAGCTAAAATGATATTTAATGGGAGCAAAGTGAACATTCAGCCCGTATGGAGCCAGAAGAAAGCAAGTTTCAACTCAGAATGTTGTATAGAAGACAATATATGCATTGAAATTCTCTAAAAATATGAATGCTTTATTTAATTGTAGATTCCAAAATGGATTCATACGTGTCATGCGCAAAACAATTACCATACTTAATTAAGAGACACAAGCATATGGCTGCAAAATTGTCAATTACTTTAGACACGAACAAGTGTGGTCATTAATCTGCACATTACTAAGAACTATGTGTGTTATGCAAATGATTCTTCCATTTATTTAACACAGAGGGGAGTGTATAGTCAGTTTTCTATTTCTACCTAGTGAAATGGTGAACTCATATTTAACTCAAAAATGTTGTTCAAAACCATAAAAACCAACCACTTCAGCAGACAGAATTTGAAACTTGAGTGCTTGATGAGAAAAAAAGGTTAAGCACCTTATTTAAATCTTTTACTACTAAATACAAGTCAGGAAAGAAACACCCGAGAAGCTGTTGCAAAAATCCGAGGGAGAAGTAACAGGAAAGTCACCCAAGGGGCTGATTATAAAGGCAGTATAAATAAGTGCGAGACACAGAAGCTGGTGAATGATTACAATTCCTTAACACCTGCCTGTCACAGTTTTCTGAAGGGCAGATGGCAGCAAGGCCATCACCCAAGACGGTATTGTCATGTTCTGCAAAACAGTTTAACAGGGTAATGCTGGCCTCCCTCCAAGACTCACAGAAAGGTCAACATTTAAGAAAGAATGTAGTTGATTCCCATTTGAGTCACCAAATTTAAGATGTTTATGACTGTAACTGTGGAACACATATCTTGGTCTGGTGTTCAGTTACTGTATTTGAACTTGGTAGTTATTTCAGTTCACTAGGCTTTATGTGTGGGCACTGTGGTCAGAGACAAGATGAGCTCAGTTTGCAGAATGTTCAGTGTGAAGAGAAGAAAACTAAATCCCCCTGAATAATACAAGCATGTAAACGGGGGGAATGTAGTAGGAAGAAAactgagaaggaggagaggaggaagggggagaggaagtaGAAAGCTGGGGAGAAAAACAGTAGGGCAGTGTCTGTCATAGGGTGGAAACTGAAAGTGTTTCCGACAGTAAGGAATCCCATGCGAGGAGAGATGAACTGTGGCATTGGGCAGTAACGAAGATTACTGtgtacagtaaaagaaaataaataggaagGACCCGGAGGACGGCTCACCTGTCATATATGAGGAAGTCATCTTTGTTTCCATTTAAGAGCGTCCAGACATCTGTTTGATGTTCTTCTTGTCTGTAAACAGCAATGTGATCTGACACCTGCTTTTTAAGATGTGCGTGTTTTAATTGGGAAGGAGATCCTTGATGATTAACAACAATATAGGAGATGTTAAAATATCCTTGGTTCTCTAGTTTTATTCGCAGGTCTTCCAATCTAGggagaaaacacataaaatgcaTGATGACATTTAGTTTATCTGTTCTGCCTTCTACATTTTTTTGCTTTCCGTGAAGCTCTTATTTTTAACTGGctgtaatttttctttgtgtcctaAGACTAAGACTTTAACTTTTACAATTGTTGAAAACTTGAAACTTAATGCTAAATGCTTGCATGAAAGTGAGCTCCAAACTAGTATAAATTTAGATTCATTTTCCATATATACAGAATGTTATGCAATTAATATTTGGTGGATGAGTCAaccaatattttttgtttatggtTGTTGAATGATGCAAGACCGTCTATTAGCATTTTAgcgtttagtgtgtgtgtgtgtgtatatctgctcCACTAATAGGAAAATATGTCCAAAGCCCAGGAATACTACAGTAAACATTTTAATAGTACTACATGTAtctgcggggtgtgtgtgtgtgtgtgtgtgtgtgtgtgtgcgcgcgcgtgcgcgcgcgtgcaagCTATACAAACTTACTTGTCTTCAAAAGCGTTATTTAACAATTACATTATTTGTATTGCattttatatgcatacatttgtatTTAGTAGCCTTTCCCTAAAGATATCCCAAACCTTCAAAGATTCCTTACCTGGATGCCTGCAGAAGGCACAGGTATCAGCTGGCTTGAAGAAGAGCAACCACTGTCACTGTGCCCTCGGAGTTTAACATTGGATTTTGATCTCCTATGTTCCAGGGTGGAGCTTGCTTACAAGCAGGGCTTTGGCcttggctctctgctcctccataggggaggagacagagagccaGGGCAAGCCCTAGGCTTCTCCACATTGCTGGGGTTGTCCTGTAAAACAAGAGATACAGTCTTCATTGATAACTTCACAGTCATTGCTATGAATTGCTGTAAACATAGTGGGTACAATTATACTTATTAATACAGCTTATGGATTCCATTTTGTTGGGCTGGGGACACCATTGTCATGAGCCTCCTTCCACTAAATGATCCTGTAAAGGGGAAGGTGCTAGCTAAGAGGAATGGTCGGATGATCGACCGTCCACCTGCACCACATGACAGTATTTCCATAAGCAgcacatatatgcaaatgtgcCTGATTAGACACATTTCATATGTGCCTGGGAAGACACATATTCATAACACCTTCCAACTGTAGTGCATACAGAACATTCTGCAAACACATTTGACATGCATTGAGCTCTAACTGCTTTGTTCTGTCCCCTGTCGATCTAGAAAATGTCAGTACCGAACTCTGCACAACACTGAAAAGAATCAGCCCAGAAAGAGAAGTGAGGACATGACAGTGGAGGCATGGTGCCATCATGAATGTGGTTCATGGTGGCCCTTAGCTCTTCTTGCATGAAATCTTCCTGTACCGTGCCAGGCAAAAGGCAGACAGTAAACCATGGCTTCAAGTTCAAGCCTTCCACATTTTTAAACATCTTGGGTGCATTCAATCTTTTTGGCTTGTTAGTCCTCCATATGTAGTAACATGATAGTGTAGGATTTAAATCTCTTCAGACATAAGACTAGACTGCTTTGATATTGCGACCATACTCATGGTTATGTGTGACCAAGAGAGGAAAATCCTAGCCAAGGAGCAATATTACAAGAGCTCTTGCTCCATCTAAGACTCTTTCCACAGTATTCTGCACACCAAAAAGGTTGTGGTTGCTACAAGTGCCTTCATGAAGTTCCTGTGGCTGGACAGAACATTCTCAGATAAAAAGATGCCCCTCTCACAGGAAAATTAAAGTAGTAAATATCTgacaagagaagaagaagaagaagaagaagaagaagaagaagaagaagaagaagaagaagaagaagaagaagaagaagaagaagaagaagaagaagaagaagaagaagaagaagaagaagatcatcTACACAGCTAACTCTCAGTCATTTTGACAGAAGAACACAAGAAGTCAGGTGTGGTTGCTCATGCCTGTAAAACTTACAGCAGAGAGCTAAGCCAGAAGGATgcctctgagttcaagaacagtcTGGCTACAGGCGAGTTCCAGACCTCTCTGGAATAGAGAACAGGCCTCATGGCGTTAAATGCTTCTGAATAAAAATTTAGCTGGTCACAGCAtcacacctgtaacccagcatttgggagctgaggcagaagaatctcaAGTTagaggccatcctcagctatacagtgGGACAGCTCTCTCCTAGGAACGATAAGGGCCTCTGAAGAAGTGTGAAGGAGCTGGTTAGAGTGGCTCATGCTCTTAATCCctgtattcaggaggcagaggcagtttgatatgagttccagaccagcctggtctttgtAGTGAATTCCACAACAGCCAGTACTActtgtgagaccttgtcttgaaaaatcaaaccaaaaagaaagaatgaaagagcgaggaggaggtggggtagctgggtgtggtacgtacacctttaatcacagcaaccaggaagcagaggcaactGAACGAATCTTATATAATACGTCTACATATagcaaggtccaggccagccagggtcacacTGTGAGGCTatgcccccaaataaaacaagacaggaaagagaaaaggtgacTTTTAAATCCACTTCAGCTATTTGTACTAATTCTTATGTTTAATCTGGGAAGTTCCTTTAGGGACATATTTACAATAATAAAGGGATTATTCTTATGTTGGTCAATTACTGGGTTTTGCTAGAACTATAAAGGCAAAAAGGGAAAACTGTTAAGCACATTTCCAGATGCCAATCGTGCCTCAGAAAATTTATGCTATTGCCCTTTCTGTAGTTGAGGAAACTATGGCTTAGAGAGGCTTGGGTGCCTTCTCTAAGGCCATACAGGTAATAATCCACAAGAGTAGATTTAAGTTGGTTCTGACCAATCCAAACCATGGATCTCTCTGCTAGCAGGGTATACtgatagtttttaaatatttcaccTTGCAATAACTATAGCAGTCGATTTTCTACTATGCTCTATGCTCTATGCTCTATGCTCTATGCTCTATGCTCTATGCTCTATGCTCTGAAAGGGGGGGGGAAGCTATTCAGTTTCTTAATAGGAAGTCTAGCTTGTATTTCTTTCCTAGACTAAATTGACATGAGGCTTCGGGTCAaatctctaacacacacacacacacacacacacacacacacacacacacactaaaattcaGCTCTTATAGAACTCCAGCATGAGGACTCGGCCCTTGATACTCTgctgtaaagaaaatattttccaatggCTACATGGCGGACATCACTGAGGAGAGAGACTATTTCCCTCACCCAGAGTGATCTGGTGACAAAGGGGAGACTGGAGAGGATACGTCCCACCTGCAGAATTGCCCTTCATTAACCAATAGGCTGCTCAGCTTTGCTTAAAGCTGTTTTTATGGAATAAGCTTTGCATTTTAATTATAactgtcaaatatatatatatatatatatatatttgaatgaagGCAAATAACAAAATTAGATCCAGTAACAACTGGACAGTAGGTATAGCCTTCATTAGTCTTCAGTCGCAAGCCTGAATTAGCTGTTTATGTTTAGAACTACATTTGATTGTACCCCATTAGAAGGAAAGCAGGCATACTCTTTGccacacattctctccctctgAACTTCAGACCAGCATTTTAAAGCCCCTCATCAATCTTCAAGCTTCCACTCTCTACTTAAAGTTACCCACCAAAGGACCACCTAGGGCGCCACCGTACTGCCTAAAAGTGACCACTTCTGCACTGGGGACGGAGCCTGCTCCGTCCCGGCTCTCCACTCTGAAGCTGCTTCTGATTTCCCTGGACATCTGGACAGTACGGTAGAATGCGCCTATTTACCATGTCCGCTCTTGAAATCCACTAGCTTTTCCTCTTGTCTGTCCCCACTCTAAACTTCGGTGGGAAGCACTGGAATTTAACCAGATAATATTGCCCATCTGAGACCACAGTCTCCTGCAGAGAGAAACAGCTGCATTTTCCATTGCCCCAACTTCCCCTGAGCCCGGCCCAGTAAAGGACAGAAAtcagcaacaataaaaacataaaaagaatttttcaaaaaGTTAACTATTTTCCCCAGACACTTCttgttcactttaaaaaaatattttttaatgtctatTAGTCATCTTTTTACTAAGCCTATCTTAAGGCAGGAGAGAAACATACTTTACctcagaaaatatttcccaaaCTCTAAAAGAATCAAGTCCTACTTACGCAACCCCTTCAGACTAGCTTGCGTCTTCCCTCTCTTTGCTCTAGTTAGGGCAGCTCCACAAAGCCACAGGCTGACACTGACATTTATAGCCCTCTTGTTTACCTCGCCCTCTGAGGTGCAGTCCAAAGTTCGGTGCTCCCTCCTGCAGCGACCTTGCAAGCGCAGCAGCCCCTGAACCGTTTCTGGTCGCCGCGACGAGAAGAATGTTAGCTTACAAAGGGAAGAGGGACGAGTTTTGACAAGTACTAACTGAATTTCTGCTTTTGATCACCCTGTAATCTAAGAATGAATGGTACAGTCCAGGGTGGAAGGAAGGGTTAAGGGGAGACAAGTCCTCCAAGTGCTGTTCCTTTCTGAACTACAATAGGGAAAACATTTGCTT
It includes:
- the Selenop gene encoding selenoprotein P isoform X1, coding for MWRSLGLALALCLLPYGGAESQGQSPACKQAPPWNIGDQNPMLNSEGTVTVVALLQASUYLCLLQASRLEDLRIKLENQGYFNISYIVVNHQGSPSQLKHAHLKKQVSDHIAVYRQEEHQTDVWTLLNGNKDDFLIYDRCGRLVYHLGLPYSFLTFPYVEEAIKIAYCEKRCGNCSFTSLEDEAFCKNVSSATASKTTEPSEAHKHHKHHDKHGHEHLGSSKPSENQQPGALDVETSLPPSGLHHHHHHHKHKGQHRQGHLESUDMGASEGLQLSLAQRKLURRGCINQLLCKLSEESGAATSSCCCHCRHLIFEKSGSAITUQCAENLPSLCSUQGLFAEEKVIESCQCRSPPAAUHSQHVSPTEASPNUSUNNKTKKUKUHSN
- the Selenop gene encoding selenoprotein P isoform X2, whose protein sequence is MWRSLGLALALCLLPYGGAESQGQSPACKQAPPWNIGDQNPMLNSEGTVTVVALLQASUYLCLLQASRLEDLRIKLENQGYFNISYIVVNHQGSPSQLKHAHLKKQVSDHIAVYRQEEHQTDVWTLLNGNKDDFLIYDRCGRLVYHLGLPYSFLTFPYVEEAIKIAYCEKRCGNCSFTSLEDEAFCKNVSSATASKTTEPSEAHKHHKHHDKHGHEHLGSSKPSENQQPGALDVETSLPPSGLHHHHHHHKHKGQHRQGHLESUDMGASEGLQLSLAQRKLURRGCINQLLCKLSEESGAATSSCCCHCRHLIFEKSGSAITUQCAENLPSLCSUQGLFAEEKVIESCQCRSPPAAUHSQHVSPTEASPNUSUNNKTKK